GCTCTACACCCAGCTGCGTGTACTTTAAGACTGAACGATCGATGAGCGCACCTATTTATTTTGGAGACCATAGGTCTACTCCTGAGATGGATCAAGGTGTTTTATCATAATAAAACACTTGTCTCAAATAAAACACATGGCAGTGAGGTGGCTTGGATGGCTTCTTATGACAAAGCGTTAATGTGTATACAAGTATTTTACTTAAAAGTACACAATACAGTGTAATATATTAAGATTTGAGAATGTTATTGACTTGTGGTTTACAGCATCCAACCAAAGAGACCAGACTCATTTACACCCAGTGGCGTGTCCCTGAAGAGTGACCAGTCGAAGAGAGAAGGTTTAGACTTCAGATACGGCGCTCCTGAGAGACCAGACTCATTTACACCCAGTGGCGTGTCCCTGAAGAGTGACCAGTCGAAGAGAGAAGGTTTAGACTTCAGATACGGCGCTCCTGAGAGACCAGACTCATTAACACCCAGTGGCGTGTATCTGAAGAGTGACCAGTCGAAGAGAGGTTTTGACTTCAGAGATGGAGCTCCTGAGTTTCATTCAAGGTGTTGTACTGTCAAATGGAAACATATACTGTATTGAGTAGAGCTCCAAAAGAATCCTCCAGAGTTGTAACAGTGGGAGGTTATTATACAAAAAAGTGTTCATGTAGACAATTTGACTTATAGGACACATCACTGGGTGTAAATTACACCCAGTGATGTGTCCTATAAGTCAATGACCACATCTGAGAGATTCGGAGAGGGAATAGATCAAAGGTATTGTACAAGTACAATCATATATAAGGAtggttaaccctaacctaacGCACACATTTCTAGTATATTTTGACAGGCAGTTATCATTAGATAAGACCAGAGTCACATTTACGAAGTGAATTAACCGTGAATACATGAAGTCACACAAGGTGAAGGAACCAGGAATACGTTAACAGATAACTAGAACCTTGTTCCACGAGATCGCCCTCTGGATTAGATGTAGATGTTAGCATGTCAAAGCACAGGAGGGAATCTTGATAATATTTTAAAGAGTATTTGTTTAATGAAGGCGTTCTTATTATTTCCCCAGAGAGGATCTTACATcagatacagagaaagagacacatcAGCAGTCTCTGACTTCAATATTTAAGGTTAGTGGCCTTGCATTCAAGTAAATAGTTTAAAGATTACAGCATTGAAAACTGAATCAGATCCCTGTCTTTAGCTTTTTGCCAAGTTTTTCCTTTCATCCATTTGGTTTAGAGTTTGGAAGAAAACATAAGTGCCTTCATGAAGAAGGAACTGGTACGACTTCAGGTCCTCTCTAACTACCCAGACTGCTTTAACAGTCAAGATGAAGGTTTGGGCTCTGGAGATGGACAGCAAGACAAAGGTATAAAAGAAGCAGCGCTGAAGATCACGCTACACTTCCTGAAAAACATGAACCACGAGGATCTTGCTGACAATCTGGAACAAAGTAAGCATTTGGTTTGTGAGACGTTGTGTGTGAAATGTACATAGTGGTCTTCCAAGGTTTGTTACAGAATAGCAACGGTTATAGAAACCCCGCCCCCAATACCTGAGTAAATCATGAGAAAATAAGaacatgcttttttttttatctagatGAGCTTTTCAAAATGTATCGGGAAAAACTGAAAGGCACCTTAAAGAAGAGGTTTCAACATGTTCCAGAAACAAGTGCAGGGAAGCGTAAAGATAGACTTCTTAGTCAAATCTACACAGAGCTCTACATTACACAGGAAGGGTGTGCTGAAGTCGGATCAGAACATGAGGTGAGACAAGTTGAAAAGACCAACAGAAGACCAGGAATTCAAGAAAAACAAATCAAGTGCAATAGTATTTTTCAACCCACACCTGGCCAAGATCAATCCATCCGAACTGTGATTACAATGGGAGTCGCTGGAATTGGGAAAACTGTCTCCACACATAAGTTCATGCTTGACTGGGCGGAGGGGAAAGCCAACCAGGATATCCACTTGATTTTCCCACTTCCATTCCGGGAGCTGAATTTGATGAAAGGACAGAAGCATAGTTTGGCCGAGATTATAGATCACATGATCATGCGGACAAAACAAACAGGCATCCCCAGCTACGACAACCTCAAAGTTCTGTTTGTCCTTGATGGTCTCGATGAGTGCAGGCTTGCTCTGGACTTCCAGAGCAACAACATCTGTTGGGATGCCACAGAGTCAACCTCTGTGGAAGTGCTGCTTACTAACCTCATCAAAGGGCATCTgcttccctctgctcttctctggaTAACCTCCCGGCCAATAACAGCCAATCAGATCCCCTCGGACTATGTCGACCTGGTAACAGAGGTGAAAGGGTTCAATGACCCACAGAAGGATGAGTACTTCAGGAAGAACATCAGCGACGAGAACCTGGCCAACAGGATCATCATGCACATGAAGTCGTCAAGGATCCTCTACATCATGTGCCACCTTCCAGTCTTTTGCTGGATGTCATCCAACGTTCTGGAGAAATTGCTGAAACAAGCAAATGGTGGAGAGATACCCAAGACGCTGACTCAAATGTACATTCACTTCCTTACCTATCAGATGAAACAGAGCAACCTGAAGTATTTTCCAGGTAAGGACGACAAAACAGTCCTTCTCTCCCTGGGGAAACTTGCCTttcaacagcttgagagggGCAACCTGATCTTCTATGAGAAAGATGTGAGGGAGTGTGGCATCGATGTCCATGAAGCCTCAGCGTACTCAGGAGTGTGCACACAGATCTTCAGAGAGGAGGATCTGCTGTTCCAAGAGAAGGTCTACTCCTTCGTGCATCCAAGCGTCCAGGAGATGCTTGCTGCCCTATATGTGTTTCTGACGGTTGAGAGCAGGGTCCGATTTGAAAAGGGGACAACTGAAACCTTTTTACCACGTCCAGAAACATTGTTGAAGCATCTGTCTTTCAAGTACTTGCACAGGCATGCAGTGGACAAGGCCCTAGAGCGTAAGAATGGAGACCTGGATCTGTTCCTTCGCTTCCTCCTTGGTCTCTCGGTGGAGTCCAATCAGAGTCCTCTAAGAGCCCTGCTGACACAGGATGCAAGAGGCAGCAAGCACGCCTGTTTCAAGTCGAAACAGTACATCAAGGACAAGATACGGTCGACTTTTTCTCCAGACAGGTGCATCAATCTGTTCCACTGTCTGAATGAGCTCAACGACCACTCTCTACTGGAGGAGATTCAGCAGTTCCTGAGCTCAGGAAGTCTTTCGAAAACCAAGCTTTCTTCTGTACAGTGGTCTGCTCTGGTCTTTGTGTTGCTTACCTCAGAAGAGAAGATGGATGTGTTTGACCTCAGGAAGTATTCCAGCTCTGAGGAGGGTCTTCTTAGGCTACTACCTGTCGTCCAATCTTCCAGGAAGGCACTGTAAGTACACACTAAGAACTTTACAGGGATTATGTTACATTGCCCAACATGAAATTGGTTCATTAATCAAGTTCTTTTGATTCCAGTATGGGTCATTGCAACCTGACCACTCAATGCTGTGAGGCTTTGGGTCAGACCCTTCGCTCTCCATTCAACAACCTGAAAGAACTGGACCTGAGTTACAACAAGATACAGGATGAGGGTCTgactctgctctctgctggactgggaaGTCCAAATTGTAAACTGGAAACACTTTGGTGGGTATTGTTTAGTTCTGGTTTGCTTGTCatcatatacagtacatgctgATAAGACAGCTCAAATTAATCTGTTCTTTTGCTTAAGTCTGAAAGGATGCTGCATCACAAAGGAATGTTGTGAGTCACTGGTTCGAACCCTCAGTGCTCACACTTTCACCCTGAGAAAACTGGACCTGAGTGACAACGATCTGGAAGATGAGGGAGTGATGCTGCTATCTGCTGGACTGGGAGGTCCTGATCGTACTCTAGAGGTTCTTGGGTGGGTATAGCTCGTGGTAGAGAAATTGACTGTAGATCAAGAGGCCATGGGATAAAATCCCACCCTTTACattactttggataaaagcatctacaaaattaataaatacaaaatattagTAATTCCTCAGTTTTGGGATGTTCGTCACCATATTATAGTGTTGGTTGGGAAACTAAAATATAATCCTTTTGTTATTTTGATCTAGTCTGAATCGGTGCAAGATCACAAAGGACTGTTGTGAGGTGCTGGTATCAGCAATCTGCTCCTCTCGCCTGAAAGAGCTGGATCTCAGCGACAACGATCTGCAGAATGCCGGGGTGAACATCATCTCAGATGGACTGGGAAGAAGACACTGTAAACTGGAGACACTCAGGTTGTTTGTTGTACCAACATACACATCTAACTCACCCCAAAATAAGGGGGTCAGCTTGTTCAGACCATTCTAATATGAGCATTTGTAGATCTTTCACAAACTATAAGTGCCCAAATGTACTGAGCCATTCACTTCAAAACGTATCATTTAAAAGGATGAGAGAACATTATAAACAAACTTACTAGATCACAAATGATGGATTTCTTGTGACCATTTACAGGTTGTCCTTCTGTAAAGTAACAGgggaaggctgtgcttctctggctaCAGCTCTGAGGTCAGGTTTCTCACACCTGAGAGACCTGGACCTCAGTTACAATCACCCAGGAGACGCAGGGTTGAACCTGCTTCTTGATGTACGGAACGACCCCCAGTATAAACTAGAAAAACTCAGGTACAAATGAGTTTTTACTTTTGTTCTGCGGTTTATTGTGTGAATTCAGCAAATCTTTCTGAAACTGACTGCATGAGAGACTAAAACACTGCCTTTTTTATTTATCTACAGAGTGGAGCATGGTGGGGTTGAAAGATTACGATCAGATATAAGCAAGTGTAAGTTGTGACTACTGGTAAAGTTGAGGAACTCAACCATATCAAGGAATGTAACCATTCAGAAACAATTGCGGAAATGTAATATTCACTGCAGAGCAAATGTTACCTGGCGAAATAATACTTTTGAAATCATTGTTTTTTCTCACCTAGATGCCTGCCAGCTCAccctggacccaaacacagcacacagaaagCTCTCTCTGTCCAAGAGCGACAAGAAAGTGACCAGGCTGAAAGAGGAGCAGCCGTACCCCGACCACCTGGAGAGATTCCATCACATGGACCAGGTGCTGTGCAGAGAGGGTCTGTCCGGACGCTGCTACTGGGAGGCAGCATGGACCGGTAAGTGGGTGGGTGTCGGAGTGGCATACAAAGGTATCTCCAGGAAAGGGCGGGATGACAGCTTGCTCGGTTGCAACAACATGTCCTGGGGGCTGACTTGCTATGACGACGGCTGCATCGCCATGGGCAACAACGTCATTACATTTGTTCCACTCCCATCCTCAACATCCCCAAAGAAAGACTTGATGATGGGAGCCTTGGCTTCTCCTGCCAGctccccacccacctcctcctccagcatccAAACAAAAGACTTGTCGTCGAGCACTCTGTCCCGTCTGACTGGcaccctctgctcctcccaTTCCATCTCCCAGAGAATAGGAGTGTGTCTGGACTGGTGGGCGGGGACTCTGTCCTTCTACAGCATATGTTCAGGCACacggacccacctgcacacattcaACACCACCTTTACCGAGCCTGTCTACCCAGGGTTCAGGGTACCAGAACATTCATCTGTGTCCCTAGGTGAAGGTCAAAAACAACACCATTTAGTCCAGTGAGTCCTAGTGAGACCTAAGTCAAACATTACAATTCCACTCAGTCAGCCTTAGACCTGTTTTATATGTATTATATACCAATGTATTCTATTATTGTGAATCTTTGATTCAAGTAGTTCTGAGATACTAATGAGATAGATGATGTTGCTGTCGAACTGATCGGACCTTCACAATAACGGTAATATTGTAGTGGAGATTGTTATTGTTCCAGTGTGGGGTAAAAATACAGAATGTTCATGGGCACTAATCACTGAAGTACTGCTGGAAGTGTCAACAACTGGTCCTTGATTATAGTTTCTTCTGCTGTATTTACTATATGCACTGTTTgtatcactttggataaaaacatccGGTAAGTGAGTAACATGTATGATTACTCTGTGTAATTTTCAAAATGTGTTGAAAAATCTAGAACCCAGAAAGTTTCTGTTGTAGATGGACAGCTATGCATTGTTGCATGTCTGGATAGTACACAATGATTTTAAAGATGGGTGTTGTGTTTATCACTATGGGATCAAATAAACAAGAATGGGAACTGCCCTCTTGTTAACTTGAACATGGGCGTGCAGGAAGGGAGAATATGAGGGACTAAGGAGAGAGGGGACCGGCTTCTGAAAACAGCTTCAAGTCATCTGAAAAGATTACAATAAAACAATTCCAGTTATTGCAATGTTTATTAAGCAATCCAACATAGAAATGGAACACAAAAAAGTGATGTATTGTTCAGTCTGGTTTGGGTTTGCAGggattggaaaaaaaaaaaacaaagttctTCAAAAGCCAGAAAGATGTGGAATGCTTTAAAGACCATGGCACTTGTTGTGCAAGTCCTGATGAACTAGCAGAGATGTGTCAcagggtttcccacagcacTATGCAGTTAAGGCGGCCACATAAGCAACACTCGCCTGCCCCCCCGGTCTGActgcaaaccccaccctaccaccttaactcaAATGTTCTGCAGGAAACCTTGAATCATCATAAATAAACACTAACCGTAGCACTGCAGTCGGCACAGGGTCGCTGCTAGTATTATTTCTGAGTTATTCTATGGCCAGCTAGTCATTTTCTTCAACGCACAGGTGGTGGAGATTCATCTCCACATGGAGGGAGGCACTTAGATTGAGGGCCACAACCGTAGCAGAGCGCCAGAGAGCAGCCAGCTTTCAAGCTGCATCAGCAGCTTCAGACGCACAGCAGCAGCCCTGTGTGGTGGTTctacccaggcccagacccaacAGGGACCACAACTAGTAGGAGAACCAGAGCTGGTGGTTCTGCATGGCTTTGCTGCAAGGGAAGTTCCTAATACTGCTTTAGACTCACACTGTCCTTGTAGACCTGTGGACACTGAacaggtcagggtcaggggaaCATTGCCAACATCTGGAACCTACACATGAATTCCCCCTTCCTCTTTTAATATTATTCAAATATTAACATGGAGGTTGTTGCAAATACAGTATTTTCCTTAACTATTTTCTAGCATTTCTTAACACTCCAAACTTCACTCACTCTGCAAAAGGTGTAAACATTCAGAAATAGGCTAGGACTTTTTAAACCACTGAAATGCACCTAATTCAAAACATTGAATCACAGTCCAATTctcccacccccaaaaaatatttaaaaaaactaaagaaCATGTGACAGCTTTGGCTACAGTTTTACAGAGGCATTTTATTTCAGCATTCTTTTCTCATCTGTTCCCTCCTTTGCTCCTAACCTGTAATGTCATCAcgcctgtgatgtcatcatgccTGTTCGTGTCAGGTGTTCCTGTCCACTTAGTCCGCCTCTGAAAGGACCACGCTCAGAACTACTTCAGTCAACAAAGGGCATTATGTTCTGAGCAGAGCAGATGACTGACACCTCATGTCCTCCAATCCCCCTCCATGGAAGCCAGGGGCTACGATTGGATTGTTTTGTCTGGCTGTTCCGCTTCCCCGTGCAGAGCCCTCCCACTGGGctctgggggaggagcctgaATGGTTGATGGTGGGCGCAGATGGCTGTCAACCAATCAGTGTCCTGACTGGGTGGTTCCTTTGAGGTACCACATCCCTCCGGCGCTCACACAGCACTCCTGGGGAGAAGAACCGGACCAGAACCAGGAGAACACGGGTCAGGTCAAGGGGCAACACAAGCTGCCTTGCTGCTAGATACTAAGTTCATCTTAGAAGGCCTGTCAAGTTCTAGTTTTAGATTCTAGAACAGCCGTCTTATCTGCCGGATTCTAGATCCAACAGTAGAACCTTCTGGTTCCGAGGCCTCACCTTCAGCAGCCGGTCCACATCGGTCTTGGTGACGGCGTCTCCCAGTTCCTGTGTGAGCTTGTTCTGTATGATGTTCCTCCGGACCCTGTAGTTCTTCATGAAGACCTCATAGAGAACCTGCCGGTGCTGGGGGAAACAAGACCAAGACAACGTTACACAGGAGGGGGTTCTGAAGGGTCCTGAGACCGGGAGAAAGGAACTGTGTGTGAAGACGGAGAGAACAGAGGTTCTGTGAAGGTTCTCCCACCTTGTCGAAGGTCTCTCCCGTCTCCCACACAGCAAACACCTTCTGCTCATCTGCAGCCGCTGTGCTCTGGGCTGGgaactggaggagcaggagacagagcagggtcagagcAGGGTCAGAGCAGGAGTAGGGCAGGGGCAGAGCAGGGTCAGAGCAGGGGCAGAGCAGGGTCAGAGCAGGTTCAGAGCAGGAGTAGAGCAGGGTCAGAGCAGGGTCAGAGCAGGGGCAGAGCAGGGTCAGAGCAGGGGCAGAGCAGGAGTAGGACAGGGGCAGAGCAGGAGTAGGGCAGGGTAAGAGCAGGAGTAGGGCAGGGTCAGAGCAGGGGCAGAGCAGGGTCAGAGCAGGAGCAGGGCAGGGTCAGAGCAGGAGTAGGGCAGGGTCAGAGCAGGGGCAGAGCAGGGTCAGAGCAGGGGCAGAGCAGGGTCAGAGCAGGAGCAGGGCAGGGTCAGAGCAGGAGTAGGGCAGGGTCAGAGCAGGAGTAGGGCAGGGTCAGAGCAGGGTCAGAGCAGGGCGGGGTCAGGGGCATTAGGGATCGACACAGGCCTTCACAGACAGGAGATCGCCTCAACGGACACTTCAGACTTTGACTAATaccgagctagctagcttttttccccacacagtgaaaggagaggagagaggaggagaggagaacagagaagcctgaaagagtacagcagagcacaagagtacagtagagtcctcatGAAGTACTTAATAATGCAAACCTATTTAGAAGAAAAATTGCTaatattttttaaacctttctAAAGTTTCTTTTGACAATATTTTTCGAACATATTTTTTGGGGACGGTTCATTTTGCACTTCAAGACggtactgggacagtgaggaaaCAAGTTGCGAGCCCTGACTGTTATacgcacactgtcacacacgccTCAACAGCTGCAAGTAGAAGGCTAATTTCCTCCAACAATTATCACCGGGTCAGTCCTGTattaacccccacacacacaggatagcaTCTGGGCCGACAGTAAGCCTGTTTGCATTCTGTCTTCTTAACAGAGATGAACCCCTTGTTGAGTAATAATGGGCTTTGTGTCTGTAGCCAATAATAGCTGTTCTGTGAGGAGGGACGAGGGGATGCTGGCCTCCTGGGCCCCGCcctgccctccagccctgcagccctccagcccagctctAATCCCATCACCAGGACAGGGATGGGACTAGCTCTAATCCCATCACCAGGACAGGGATGGGATTAGGCCTGATCCAGGTCAAGACAGGATCCTGGACTCTGCGGGGGAACGGCCACTTGTGAACACAATGGACCCCAAGGCCGTACAAACTCAGAACACTGTAGCACCACAACCAAGACACAAAGCTGATGAGGTCTCTGGGTAATCTCACGACTGTCATTACATCATCGTCGTCAGGACTCTTTATCCGACCACAACGTCGCCTGGttgtaaagacacacacacagcatctagACAGGGAATCACAGCAAGTCTGTGAACTAATAGACTGAAAACCGTAAGACGcaccatcacaaacacacatgaccaCAGCTCCCACTAAATCAACAACAGCCAATCAAACTCCTCCTGTAGCGGGTACTGACCGGCACCAGGATCTGCTTGCAGTGGCTGAGCAGGATGGCGTCCTGCAGGAGGCGGTCAGAGATGGAGTGGAAGAGGCAGTGCCCAGGTGGCAGCGAGGCCAGGTGGAGGTTAAACAGCCTCTTCAGCTCGCTCAGCGTCAGCACCAGATGCTTCCGGAAGGTGCTGTACACAAAGTCCCGCAGCTCCTGGGAGGGCGAGCCAGAGGACGGTCCCCCTTGGTGACCGTTAACGGAGCCGTTAGGGACGGCGGAGGAGGAAGACGTGTCCATGGACTCGTCTTCCACGTCGCTGACGGGTTCCTCCTTGACCCGAATGCTGTTTCCTGTTCCCCCCGAGACCCCGCCTCCCTGCCGGTGGGCGGCGGCGTCCCGCTGCATGGACGCCTGCTGCTCACGTGCACGCTCCTGGGCGGCCTTGAGGCGCTGCTCCCCGCTCACGTGCACGGCTTCTGCAACATAGAGGTTACGGTTAGGAGGACGAGCCGCATAGTGTCGCGGAAGCTCTCGATGTTGGAGCGGGACGACGCCTACCTGGCTGAGGAGGGTTCTTAGATGCAAAGTCGTCTTTACTGAAGCTGAAGACCTTCTCCAACCTGCacacgacaacacacacatcCGGTCATTGAACACTTGAGACCGTCGagacagagtgagtgagtgagtgagtgagtgagtgagtgagtgagtgagtgagtgagtgagtgagaaagagcaaGATCCCTACTTGCTCTGGATGCCCATCCACAGCATGTTCTGCCGATGGACCACGTCCGGGTGGTTTCTGATGAAGAGGCTGTCCAGAGGCAACAGGAACTCCCAGCCACGGTTCACCCTGGGCACGGCCATATGTTCCAGGAACTCCTTCACATCCTCTGGAGGGAGCTAGTCggcagaggagacagaaagTGTTCAGGAAGCCCCTCTGACTGGAGCGCTGACCTGAGACTCAGATTGTGCCCCTTACCTTGACGATGGCAGCGACCTCTTTCCTCATCAGCGAGCGTTCCTGGGTGAACCGCCACATCTGTCAAGGACACAGAAACACCGTcaaacaccatcacacacagtgtcacacaCCAAAGAAAGAACATCACACACTCTTCAGAACGTCACACACCATCCCCCACCTCAGAAACACAGGACAGACCGCCACACCTCACCCagaaacaccatcacacacacctcactcagAAACACCATCAACAATTCCTAAATTGTCCCACAAGGCTTTAAGACACACAAGGATGAAATGTCAGAAGCTGTGTCTTGTCCTCACCACAAAGTCTCGGCCTCGACAGAGGACCTCGGCAGGAACCCCACTGTGAGGGCTGCAGCTGGTCTTGGGGTACAGCACGTCACTGAGagaagcaggacaggggttAGCATTCTGCTAGTCTTTAGAAGGACACGGGACAGGGAGTTAGTTAGACACCTGCTGTTCTAAACTTGCAGCAGGAATGGTACCACAGCCTCACAGAACACCAGCCTTTCCATCAAACAGCCATAAGGTCCTCTGTGGCCTCACCTCTTCACCACCCAGTTACCCTGCACCAACAGCGCCACCTGCTGGATGCAGCGCATCACTGCGACCGAGTCCGTCCCAGACGCCAGGAGACCCATCAGGTTGGCAAACGGCATCACCTTGACTACAGGCGAGaaaggatgagggggagaggagggaagagggggagagaggagggatgagggggagagagggaagagggggagagaggagggatgagggaagagggggagagaggaaggatgagggaagagggggagagaggagggaagaggtgagtaaaacaaaatgtaacaaGTCGTAAACAAACTGGTAAGAGTAAATGTCTGTGTGGGTCCTGGATGATGTTCAGGCGTACCGTTCTTCATGAGCGTCTTGACCTGGTCGCCCAGAGGGAGGGTCCGCAGCTGAGCCATGGACAGGACGTTACTGGGGCCTACCGGCTtcactctggggggggggggggggggggggggggggggagagagagagagagagagagagagataaagtatatatatacacatccaattgtttaaaaataacaaaacacacattttacgAAATCTTAACCAATCAGAGGAAGGTAGACTCACATCTTCTCCTCTGCCAGGGGGGGCATGAGCATGGCCAGGTATTCcctgagagagagcagaccaGGGAGAACAACAGTTGTATTAAACACAGGAGGAGTGCAGGCAGAGCCGACCACATGGACACGTTAGGACTCTGTGTGGGCGGACTTACTTGGATGTTTTAACAAGTTCTGTGTTTTCGGCACCTCCCATGGACTGACAGTACAGATACTGTCTTTCATGATCTGATCGCCCGtcctgaatacacacacacacagattaaaaTCTTGGCTCTCGCCATCCATGCCTGTCCGATTCTTTctcccaggagagagagagatcgccCACTATTTtaactgcagatcaaaaggttGAAGGATCGAATCCCCCCGTGTATGTCTCTTTGTATGAAAGCTAACTGAACACATGGTACCAAGCAGAGCAAGGGTGAGGGGCGCCCCCTACCGTGACGCCGTGGTAGTGCAGGTGCACCCATGGTTCCTCTGCCTGCTTCTTCTGGAGGAACTCATAAGACTGGATCCTCCGCTGGCGGGCCTGCTCCGACTCAGGACGAGAAAACctcacctgggggagagagggagggggagagagggggggggagagggagggggagagggaggggggggagagagggggggggggagagggagggggagagggagggggagagggaggggggggagagagggggaggggggggagagagggaggggagagagggagggggagagggagggggagagggaggagagaggggggggggggagagggaggagagaggggggggggagagagagggagggggagagggagggggagagggaggggggggagagggagggggagagagggggggagagaggggggggagagagggagagggagggggggagagagggagggggaggagtgtgagcgagtgagagtgtgaggggggggtgagttTGAGGGAGTGATGGTTGTAAAGGTATCTCACAGTGACGGCCTTGACATCTTCCTCTGCTTCATCCTGAGAAGAGTCTCCACCTGAGGAAAAACAGGAAAGAACATCACAGCTGTTCTCAAACTATCATCTCCAGGGTTCCATGTTCTTCCATTCAAGGTTCCATGATGTTAAGGTGTGAGTTCCATTACTCTGCATCATTTGCACATCaagcaccctccctccctctcccctccctccctccccctcaccttcgttggccgcctccctctccctgtgcttGCTGTCAGCCTTGTCCAGGTAGCTGAAGCTGGGCCTCATCTGGAGGATTCCCTGCAGAGGCGTGATGTGCAGCTCCCCTGGTGACATCGTACAAAAGCGccagtgacatcatcagagaGTGACAGCGACATCTTCAGACGCTAAATGAACAAAAACATGTAGTAGACAAGACTGGTCTAAACAGCAGACAACCGgccagcacttcctgtctgagtcACATGACCCCAGGCTACCTTTGCGGAAGACAGCAGCGGCGTAGCGCGACGTGTTGGTGGTGGCCTGGATCGACGTGAACATCTGCTTGTCCATCATCTTCCTGCACGGCAGACGACAAGATATCATTGTGAGAACAAGATCCCCGATGGACGTCATTTAACCATGTTGGATAACCAGCTAACTAGCAAAGGAAAGCTCTGCTACTGGATGTAGACTTACCCAGGGTAGGTATTGGTCTCCTCGTAGTTAGTCCCATCCACGTTGAGGGCGATCTGCTCCCCCTTGCTGCGACAGTAGTTGGGGCTCGATGTGTTGATGGTCATGTCCAACTCAACCTGCACAGGTCACATTTGGAACGCCATTAAAAGCAGTTACTGAAAAAACAAGCTGCTGTGCTTTCTAAATGCTTTACTAATCTCTGTACCCTGCTGGGAACTGCAGAGGTATTCATGAGTGTTGGGCAGTGGGGGAGAGACCGTGG
This region of Hypomesus transpacificus isolate Combined female unplaced genomic scaffold, fHypTra1 scaffold_127, whole genome shotgun sequence genomic DNA includes:
- the LOC124488224 gene encoding NACHT, LRR and PYD domains-containing protein 12-like isoform X1, with the protein product MEGTLVFEGTDSDMSLSEEGEERITAPRVSLSEEGEERITAPRVSLSEEGEERITAPRVSLSEEGEERITAPRVSLSEEGEERITAPRVSLSEEGEQRITAPRVSLSEMKDSPEDNPRDPAVKLRKHRMNALIDLRKRISATYQSTVMKSSDSLTPSGVPPRECTPEPYESIQPKRPDSFTPSGVSLKSDQSKREGLDFRYGAPERPDSFTPSGVSLKSDQSKREGLDFRYGAPERPDSLTPSGVYLKSDQSKRGFDFRDGAPEFHSREDLTSDTEKETHQQSLTSIFKSLEENISAFMKKELVRLQVLSNYPDCFNSQDEGLGSGDGQQDKGIKEAALKITLHFLKNMNHEDLADNLEQNELFKMYREKLKGTLKKRFQHVPETSAGKRKDRLLSQIYTELYITQEGCAEVGSEHEVRQVEKTNRRPGIQEKQIKCNSIFQPTPGQDQSIRTVITMGVAGIGKTVSTHKFMLDWAEGKANQDIHLIFPLPFRELNLMKGQKHSLAEIIDHMIMRTKQTGIPSYDNLKVLFVLDGLDECRLALDFQSNNICWDATESTSVEVLLTNLIKGHLLPSALLWITSRPITANQIPSDYVDLVTEVKGFNDPQKDEYFRKNISDENLANRIIMHMKSSRILYIMCHLPVFCWMSSNVLEKLLKQANGGEIPKTLTQMYIHFLTYQMKQSNLKYFPGKDDKTVLLSLGKLAFQQLERGNLIFYEKDVRECGIDVHEASAYSGVCTQIFREEDLLFQEKVYSFVHPSVQEMLAALYVFLTVESRVRFEKGTTETFLPRPETLLKHLSFKYLHRHAVDKALERKNGDLDLFLRFLLGLSVESNQSPLRALLTQDARGSKHACFKSKQYIKDKIRSTFSPDRCINLFHCLNELNDHSLLEEIQQFLSSGSLSKTKLSSVQWSALVFVLLTSEEKMDVFDLRKYSSSEEGLLRLLPVVQSSRKALMGHCNLTTQCCEALGQTLRSPFNNLKELDLSYNKIQDEGLTLLSAGLGSPNCKLETLCLKGCCITKECCESLVRTLSAHTFTLRKLDLSDNDLEDEGVMLLSAGLGGPDRTLEVLGLNRCKITKDCCEVLVSAICSSRLKELDLSDNDLQNAGVNIISDGLGRRHCKLETLRLSFCKVTGEGCASLATALRSGFSHLRDLDLSYNHPGDAGLNLLLDVRNDPQYKLEKLRVEHGGVERLRSDISKYACQLTLDPNTAHRKLSLSKSDKKVTRLKEEQPYPDHLERFHHMDQVLCREGLSGRCYWEAAWTGKWVGVGVAYKGISRKGRDDSLLGCNNMSWGLTCYDDGCIAMGNNVITFVPLPSSTSPKKDLMMGALASPASSPPTSSSSIQTKDLSSSTLSRLTGTLCSSHSISQRIGVCLDWWAGTLSFYSICSGTRTHLHTFNTTFTEPVYPGFRVPEHSSVSLGEGQKQHHLVQ